One Verrucomicrobiia bacterium genomic window, TGAGGAGGATCCACACGGTGTTACGCCGTCGCAAGGTGTGGGCGCGGCTGTAAAAGCCGTTAAGATCGAGCAGAAACGGGTAGAGCGGTAGGATGATAAGATACAGCCATTTGTAGTAGCGGAACGACGCGATCATGACGAACTGAGTGGCGAAACCATGGAAGGACATTGGGAACGGAAACAGATACGCGAGTTCCTCGCGCAACGCGTGGGCCAGGCGAAAGACGACGGCGATCAACAACGCGTCGCCAATCTGGTTGGCCTGAATGATAAATTCTCTTCGTCGACTCGGCATTGGGACACCCAAACACTTCCGGACAGCGAGTTCGTGGACCCCACCAAATGCGGGCCGCTCACCCCGCGGTAACCGCTAGTTCGCGACCAAAGTGGGATAAATATCCTGCACAAATCGGGCCACGACCTTCATCGTCTCTTCTTCCGATTTGCCTGTGCCACCTGTTGCACCGTTTTTCGTCACGGGTATGTGGATCAAAATGTAGGCCCAGCGGTGGTTGGTGTTGTGCAACACTCGGTCCTTGGCCGTCCAATAAATGCGCTGCCAATGATATGGAGTCACCCGATCCTTGCCGATGAACCAATACAGAAAGATCGAACTTGCTCTCGCGACACGTCCGTCCGGTAGTTTTACGTCCCGGATGGCGTTCAAGCGCGAGACGGAGAGCGCACCGCCCTTCGCGGCAGGTGTGCGGATTTGCTCGACTTCGAGTTTCCCGAGGCCCCAACCCTGGCCGGTTAGGCAAAGTTCGGGACGGTGGATGCTGGTGACATCGCGGCCCGCCAGTACGATTGAGCAAAATAACTCGTCACCATCCTTGTCCTTGAACATGCGCCGTGACCCCATCGTGTCTTCCGGTAATATCCGCTTCTCCTCTTCCGTCAACCCCGACAAGTCTCCACCTGTCCAGTCGCCTGCCTTGTCAGTCAAAAATGGTTGTCCGTCCGGAGTTAGTTTCACACCTGGCTCGGAAACCTTCGTGACATCGGAAGTCATGGCCGTGAACAGCACCCCGCCGCCGAGAATTGCGACCACAATGGCGATTTGCCTTGTGCTCGGCCCGCGGCGCGTTGGCGTCGTGGCTCGCACGGGAGATGGTTCGGCTGCAGCCTGCGCCGTGTTTGCGTCTGCTTCGCTCATGCAACTCCTTCCGTCATAGCAAAGGCCTCTCATCGTGTGGGCCACCGTTCGTCGGGGGTGGCGGTGGCTTCAGCCAATTCTCAAAATAGCGGCGAAACGGGAAATTCAATAACAACCCGATAATCACCATCGTCGACAAGGCAACTCCGAAGACGATAAAACCTGAGTATTCGTGATACGCCTTGCTTGCAATCTCCTGCCCATAAACTTGGGCCACCAGGGCGATGGAAGTTACGCGCGCGATGTTACCCAACACTGCCAGAGGCATCGCGCTCAAAAATAACAACCATCGTTTCCATTGCACCTGCTGCGTTACGTAGGCATAGGCGGCAGTAACGGTCGTCAATGCCATAAGCGACCGAATCCCACTGCACGGCGCGGCCACATCGAAATGAAATACCCGGGAATAAATCCCGGTGCCAACCCGCGTCGTCTCAATGCCAAACATATTCAACAGTCCCGTGGACGACCGGGCCATCAGCAGCTGCAGCGGGAACCCAACCCGCTCGTCCAGAAAGTTCAACGGGATCATCAATAGTAGAAAGCTGATGGGAAAAAGCAACAGGCGGAAAGCCCCGCGTCCTCCCAGTGCCAGCGCCAACCCATACAGCAGGATCACGAAAGAGAATACCACGATGCGGGGCTGCATCGCTTTCACGCCGAAGTAATACACGGCCATCGCGACCGCAACCACGGCCAGCCCTCGCGGAACTGGGTCGTCCATCGCCTCCCGGATCCCGCCCCACAAGGCCGCCACTTGCCAGAATAAAAGAATGGGAGCAATCTGGAGTACCCGAGGGGTTAACGATTCGGAGATGATGTCCGGAGTCATCAGAATAAAAACGGTGGCTCCCAACGCAATCCAGTAGGGCTGCCAACTTCGCTGCTGGTCAGAATCGCGATTGGAGAGATTCCACCAGAGGAGGCCCAGAGCAATCAATGGGATTAGTGGACCGTGGGAGTAATTCGAAACGTGGTTCCAGTGGCTGACGAGCCAGATATAACAACTCATCTGGTCAACATGCTGGATTTCAACGGTTTGTACGAAATAAGCGTAGTAGACCAGGCCGACCAGAATGACCCCAAGGGCAACCTTCACCCAGTCGATGGAACTGGAGGGGAATCTAACAGCCGCAATCGAGGTCCCGTTACTCATTACAAATAGTGAGCGTAAATCCCTTGAAAATCCCCGCTAGTGTAAGGCCACCCATCATTCTTGTCAAACTCCCCCGCTTGTCGCCGAGTGGCCTGTCAGCTACCATCCCGCAATGAAACAGCGCGCGCTCCTCGCACTCGTCCTCGCATTTGCAAGTTGCCAGCATTCTCACCAACCCGAACCTGCGACCCTGATCTTTGCCCGGGGGGCTGATTCGCAGAAGCTCGACCCCGCCGACGTGGACGACGGCGAATCGATCAAGGTTCTTGTCAACATCAGCGAGGGTCTCGTCCGCTTCAAACACGGCACCACAGAAGCGGAACCCTGCCTGGCGACTTCCTGGACAATCAGTCCTGACGGTCTCACCTACACTTTCAAGCTTCGTCAAGGCGTCCGCTTTCACGATGGCACACCCCTCGATGCGCCGGCTGCCGCGTTCAGTTTCCTGCGCCAAATGGACAAGTCCAACCCTGCACATCTGCCGGACGCGACATTCGCGTACTGGTCGGCCATGTTTAATATGATTACTGCGGTCGAGGTTGTCGACCCCATGACCCTGCGCCTGCGCCTGCGCGAACCGCACGCCCCGCTGCTGGCCAGCCTCTGCATCCCGGCGGCGCACCTCATCAGTCCGAAGTTCATCGACCAGCGCCATCCCGTCGGCACCGGGCCGTTCCGCTTCGTGGAATGGGCGCCCAACGAGCGCATTGTGCTCGAAGCCAATCCCGAGTACTGGGAGGGTAAACCAAAAATACAGCGTCTGGTCTTCAAAGTCGTTCCTGATTCCGCCACGCGCCTTATCCAGCTTCAAACGGGCCAAATCCAGGCGATGGACGGCATCGACCCGAACGATCTGCCCATCGTCAAGCTCGACAAATCGCTGCAGTTGCTCACCGCGCCGGGACTGAATGTTTGCTACCTGTCCTTCAATTGCCAAAAGCCGCCACTTGACAACAAGGTCTTGCGCCGCGCGATCGCCGCCGCCATCAACAAAAAAGACATCATCGACGACGTCTATCGCGGGGCGGCCATCGTCGCCCGAAATCCCCTGCCGCCATTTGTCGCCGGGCACAACGACGAAATCCCGGAGCAGCTTTACGAAACAACCATGCCATGGCCCACCGTGAAGACGCCCTTGCGCCTCGAAGTGATGACCAACCCGCGCCCGTATCTGCCCAATCCGCTCCGGGCCGCCGAGATGATCAAATCCGACCTGGCGAAGATTCAGGTCCCCGTCGAAATCGTCCCGAATGAATGGGGCGCGCACCTCAGCCGCACGAGCCACGGCGACCACCAGATGGCGTTGATGGGCTGGGTCGGCGACAACGGTGATGCGGACAATTTTCTGTATGTGCTGCTCGACAAGGACACCGCGACGCTCGGCTCTGCGCTCAACATCTGTTTCTGGATGAACGACGCCTACCATGATCTCATGGTGGCCGCGCGACGCGAACTCGATCCCGCAAAACGCGCAGCGCTCTATCACAAATCACAGGAGATCATCTTCGAGGAAGCGCCCATGGTTCCGCTCGCTCATGCCGAGTCACTCATGGCCTGTCGCGCAAACACTGACGGCATCTTGTTCGAGGTTAATGGCGACATCCTTTTCTACAAAGCTACGGTGAAGTGAGTACGCGGAACACGGTGAAGCGTCCGCTCTCCATGATTCGTTGGAAATGCCGGAGTTGTTCCGGTTGGTTCTCGAACAACAACGCTGCGCAGTGGGCATCCAGCAGCCCGAGCTTGTCCGCTTTGTAACGCCGCGAATCCTGCCCGTCATAGGAGAACCCGACGTCGTACACGAAATAGTCGGCCTCATACTTGCGCACAAAATCGTAGAATTGATCCTCGCTCCCATAAATCGCTGCCAGCATCTCGCGATAGCGTTCGCGAATCCGTTGGTTCTCGAACTTCGAGTGCATGATGATTGGTCGCCCCGTATGCGCAAGGAACACGGGCGAATCCCCGATCGAGGAGAGCAGAACGGCATTCGTAGGCGTGTTCTCCTGCAGCCATTTCACAATCGGACGATACTCGTCGGGCGATGCCTGCTCTCGTTTCAGGGGCGCAAAGTTCAGCATCGCGAACTGCCATAGGGCGGCGACAAAGACCACCCACTTTCCCCACGTGCGTTCCGCCACCAGGCCTGCCGCGACCACCGCGACCGCAAACCCCAGGAAAACAAAGCTGCGTACTACCATCCACGCCAGCGGCGCGAGCAACAAGGTGAACACGATGAAAATATTCGTGGCGCAAGCGACGCGCTTGCCACTGGTGAACACATACACCACCGTCACCAGCACCAAGGGACCGCACCACAACAAGCTGCGCCAGAACTCGTGCAAAGACGCGGTTTCAAACGCGCCGCCCTCCCACAACAAACGCGCCTCCCATGGCAGGTCCGCGGGATTGACCGGTTTCACTCCCAAAAGGCGCAGCTTGTACATGAAGAGTTGGTACACATGCGCGTACTCCCCGTACGACTTCTGCAACAGCACGCTCGCGAGCAGCAAACCCGCCACCCAACCCGCAAACACCAGCGTCGCCCGCCTCCGTCCTCCGTTGATCCACACGGCCAGCGCCAGCGCGTAGAGCACGCACATCATCGGCGACAGAAAAATCTGTTTCGCCCGCAACACAGGGACCAACACGCAGCCGGCCGCCAGCGTCAGGACAAACCAGGTTAACCGCGGTGTTTCACCCTTGCCGAGGTACACCAGCGTCGTGGCCACCAACAGCGGCGCCATCACAAACTGCGTCAGATGCCAACTCGCCAGCGCCGCGAGCCAGAACAGCGCGCCCAGAAACTGGTCGCGTTTTCGCTGGTCCTGCAACGCGCGCATGGTGAAGAAGAGTGCGAAAATGATGAGCGAAATCGCGAAGTCTTCGCGCAGGAACAGGTTCTTCACCGTCCGCCCATAGCTCGGGTACAATGCCGCGTAGAGCGCGCTGGCAAAGACCCCCGCCCCATCACTGCGCCAGAGCGCCCGCGCCAGGAAGAAGACGCCAAACAATGACAGGCTGGAAACCAGACAGTCGTACCAAACCACAAAGACGTGGAACGCTGGCAGCGGGAGGGCGAGGCTCCTGCCGAGCCGATACAACACCCCCACCGGCACTTCCATCGCCACGGTGAACTCGGCCCAGTCGTCGATCTTGTCGGGATACTGGACCGCGCGGTCCTGCGAGAGTTGACCCCAATCACGGATTGGATGAAACGCGAAAAACTTCGCGAAGCGATACTGAAACGCATTCTCGCTCCAGAATTGCCCGACATCGTCCTGCGCGTCCCACGTCCGATTGGAAAAAATCTTCGCTGTCTTCAGATGGACGTGAAAAGCGTACAGGACCGTGACCACCGCCAGACAAAACACAAGTCGCCGCCACGAGTTCATCGTGGCAGCGATTCTTAACCGCGACGCCTCCTGATTACAAACCCCTTGTGGCTGCATTCGCGTACCCTGTCACACCGTCGTGCCGTTTCACCACAACGCGATTGCTGTCAGGCTCGGCTCGTAGGCAAACGCACCGGCGGGACCGCCCGCTCGATGGCTGCGTGATCGCGCTCCAGCCACGGGGGTAGCTTGAGTTTCGTGCCCAGCTCTTCCGCCGGCTCGTCGACGGTAAAGCCGGGATTGTTGGTGGCGATCTCAAAAAGCACACCGCCCGGTTCGCGATAGTAAATTGAGTGGAAATACGTGCGGTCCATTACCGGCGAAATGTTAAACCCTTTACCGGCAATCTCTTTGTGCCAGGCTTTCTGCTGCGCATCATCTTTCGTGCGGAACGCGACATGATGGACAACGCCCGCTCCCATGCCGCCGTGATGGGCATCCGGTACGCAAAGCAGATCGACCGTGGATGCGAACCCGTCGCCCGTACCGGCACGGTAACGGAAACGATTCTGTTCGTTCCCCATAGACTTGAAACCCATCACGTCTGCCAACAGTTTGGCAGTGTTCTCATAACCCTCCTCGGAAATTGTCACGCTGTGAAACCCACGAATAGCCTGCTCAATGGGAACAGGACCGTTTGCCCACGGCTGGCCCTTCGGTTCCACCACTTCCACCGAGCTGATGATTTCCAACTGCATCCCGTCCGGGTCGGCAAAACCGAGAACACGTTCCCCGAAGCGTTCGACCACCGCCTGCAGTGCCACGCCTTTCTCTTTCAATCGTTTGGACCAATAGTCGATTGCGCCCATGGGAACGGCGAATGCGGTGGCGGTTACCTGCGGCGGGCCGATTCGCCCGCGATACGCGCCGGCCCACGCGAAGAAAGTCATGATTGACCCCGGCCGGCCCAGTTCGTCGCCATAGTAGAGATGATAGCTCCCGGGATCATCAAAGTTCACCGTCAATTTCACCAGTCGCAATCCCAACACGCCGCAGTAGAAATCGATGTTCTTCTGGGCATCGGCGGTGATGGCGGTGACATGATGAAGTCCGCCAATCGTATTCTCAGGGGTCGTCATGGTCGGTCCTTCTGATTGGCAGCGATGACGCCCTTCAGCAACTTTCGGCAGGCATCGAGCTCATCGTCATTGATCGTGTGCGGCATGCCGGGATAACGGCGCAACTCAACCACTGCGCCCATCTGACTTAGTACGGCCTCGGTCTCTTTCACGCGCTCGAACGGGACATGCGGATCGGGATCGCTCGTGCCCAGGAATACCGGGGTGCTGGCCAGCGAGCCCGGATAATTTCTCGGGGTGCCAGGAGGCCCAATGAGCCCACCCGTTAACGCGATCACCGCGCCGTAACGCCGCGGATGCCTCGCGACAAACTCCGATGTGAGGCAAGCTCCCTGCGAGAAACCCAGCAAGATGATCCGGCCGCTCGAAATGCCACGGGCCAGAAGATCATCAACGAGCGAATCAAGTCGACCCAGCGCCGAATCCAGATACGGCTGGTTCGCGTCAAGCGGTGCGAGGAAGGAATGCGGATACCACGTGTTTCCAGCCGCCTGCGGTGCAATGGCCGCGAGTTTTTCGACGCCCAACTCCTCGTACAGCGAGAGCGTGCCCTCCGCGTCCGCACCCCGACCATGGATCAGCAGGATCGTTGCGTCCGCCTTTTCCGGCGTGGGACCGGCAGTAAGGACCGGCTGCTTGGCGTGTGGATCGTTCATGAATTAAGCGGTGGTGTCTAGCGATTGAGGAACTCAAGCAATTTGGGAATGACCTGGTCGGGCGCCTCCTCCATAAGCCAGTGCCCGGCGCCGCGAACAACGACGCCCTCAACGTTGGTCGCCACCAGACGTCCCTGTTGGATCAGGAATTCGCCGGAAGCCTTTTCCCCGGTCAGGACCAACATCGGCATCGGCAACGGCGTTTTGGCGAAGCCGGCAAAATCCTGCGCATCTTTCTCGAACGCGCGAAAGTATTCGAAGCCGGCGCGCATGTGGTCCGGTTGGGCATAGGCGGCCGCGTAAATTCGCCGGTCGCGTTCCGGCACCGAATGGGCGGGGTCCGCGGCGAAATCATTCCAGAAATGCTCGAAATAAATACGTTCGCGACCGTGCACGAGCGCGAGGGGCGTCTTCCCATAGAAATGAAAGTGCCAGAGGTCGCGCATCAGCCATACATCGCGCCAGTTCCCCACACCGGGAAGGAAGGCGTCCATCAATACAGTTCGATCCACCTCGCTTGGATACTGTGCCGCATAGGCGTAGGCGACCATCAGTCCAATGTCGTGCCCGACGATTTGAATGTGGTCGTACCCAAGGTTGTGCACCAGCATATGAATGTCCTGGGCCATTACGGCCTTGGTATAACCCTCGGTCGGCGTGGAAGACTGACCCGCGCCGCGTAGGTCCGGCGCGATGACGGTGTGGGTCTTAGCCAGTTCCTTCATCAGCGGTAGCCACATGTGACTTGTTTCGGCGTACCCATGCAGGAGCACTACGGGGTCACCCTGGCCGGCAATCAGGTAGTGCAGCCGCACGCCGTTGACATCGGCAAACCGACTTTGCGGCGCTGGTTCTGCAAAGGCAGTCGCGGCCAAAAGCACAAACAGATAGAAACTCGAAAGGTGACTTGTGAGTTTGTTCTTCATAACGATGGATCTTCGGTTCAGGCAGCGGCTGTCGTTAACAAGGCTTCAATCTTGGAGTCCAAATCGCGCGCGATCTTCTGCGCCTCCGCGCTTCCGTACGGAGCCAAATAGCTGGCCATCCGGTCGTAGGACAAGTGCACCTCATCCGGACGTTCATCGATCAAAATCGTCACCGGCGCATACGAAGCGGCATCGGGAACATGCACAGCCATTTGTTTCATGATAAGCGGATTGCCGACGACCAGGCGCAAGATACGCGGTGTTTCAGTCCCACTTTCCTTGCGCAAAATTTCGCCGATATCAAAACGGGTGAATTCCATCAATCCTGACGGTCCGACCGCCTTGTGAATGACCTGTTCCAGTTCTTCGAATGTCTTCGCCGTGGTTACGTCCTTCGGAAACGCGCGCATATCCGGATGCCCGATGGTCACACTGAGCTTCGCGACCACATTCTCGAATGGATTGCGAGAGAGCATGCTGAACCGCTGCACGGTAACCTGGATCGTCGGCATCGGGTGTGCCTTCCGTTCAAGCCGGACGAACCGCTTCGTCCCGGAACTTGATCGCCGCAACGATGGTGAGCACAACAAAAAGCGCCATCGCACCGAGTTGCGCGACCAGGAAAGGCGGCTCATGTTGCGTCGGAGCCAGCGCCTTCAATGACGGCACCTTCAGGAACGCCTGCACGATTAAAACGAACACATTTAGATAGAGCGCAATCGTGGCGGTGATCACGTAGGTCTTGCGCCACGCGCCCGCGAGACGACGGCCATAGCGAGCGACAATCGCCACCGTCAGCACCACCAGCGAGATGGCGCCGACCACCTGGGACGGCAACAGGCGATCGGTCGGAAAACCGTACCCGGTCACGCTGGTCGCGACCGTCGTTCCCAGGAAGAGCGCCGTCCAGCCGTCGAACCGTTTCGAGGCCAGCAGCCCGAAAATGACCACGAATCCAGAGAAGATCCCAACCAGGCTAATCGCGACGTGGATGAAGGTGTACGTGGCTGTCGGCATGCCGAATATCATGCTGCGTCTCCTTTCTGTTGGGTTTGGAGTACGAGCGCGCTACGCCTTCGTACTCCTTCAAAGATCGCGGACGATCTCTGATAGAAACCACGTCCGACGTTCCGTCTGGTCAATCCAGACCTCAATCAAGCTGGCGGTGGCGACATCATTATGCTGTTCACAGACTTCATGGGCGGACCGCAGAAATCGTGTCAGGTGCTGGTTGTCGGCCGACAATTCGGTCAGCATGTCTCCCGGGGCAACAAATTCCTCATTGTTGTCCTCCAGGCGTTGGTGTCGTGAAATATCGCTGATGGAATGGAGCGTGGTTCCTCCGATCTTGCGGGCTCGTTCCGCAATATCGTCCGTCATGGCAAAAACCTGGTCGGCATGCTCGTCCAGAAGCAGGTGGTAATCACGGAAATGCGACCCACTCATGTGCCAATGGAAATTCTTTGTCTTGACGTAAAGCGCGAACACGTCCGCGAGCAATTGGCGTAACGCGCTGGAAATCTCCCCAACCCCCTTGCGGCTGAGATCAGTTGGTGTTTTTAGAGCCTCATTTTCCCGCACCTCTAGTGTTGCATCACTCTTTGTCATCGCCTTGTCCTCCTTCCACTACTACTCATAGTTCTCGACGGTTTTTGGCGAACGAACGTGGGCTTTATTCGGGTCCTGCCCCGCGGAGCGCCGGGCCTGCCGCTGGCGCAACAAGTCCCAGCACTGATCCAATTCGACCTGAATTTTTTTGAGTCGCGCCGTCTCCGTGTTGCCAAGGGGCTCTTGCAAATAAAGTTGATGCTCTTCGGCAGCGAGGCTTTGGATATGCTTGAGGACCGATTGATCGGTGTCCTGTTTTTTCATAGCGCTATCTCCATCGCCTTCAAAAGCGTAACGAGATCAAAGGAGTCGTCGTGGCGAACGCCGTTTATGAAGAACGTCGGCGTGCCATTCACACCGCTGCGGGCGCCGCTCATAAAATCTTCACGTACCCGGGCGGCCTTGGTGTGTTTGGCAAGCTCGCTGGTAAATTGGGACGCCTCGAGGCCCAGCCCGGTCGCATACTGAACCAAATCCTCGTCATCAAGCGCTTCTTGATTCTCATACAACGTATCGTGCATCTCCCAGAATTTGCCGTGCGCCCCCGCCGTCTCGGCCGCTTCCGCCGCGTGCTCGGCGTGTGGATGCATCGTCGAGAGCGGGAAATTGCGAAAGACGAAGCGCAATCGCTTCCCAAGGTGCTCTTGCAGTTCTTTCACGACCGGATAAGCCTGCCCGCAATACGGACACTCGTAGTCGCCGTATTCCACAAGGGTGATCGGGGCGGTTGCCGGTCCCTGAATGTGATCGCGTTCTCCCACCGGGAGCGTCAGCTTGGCCACCCATTGTGTTCTCATGCTGCCACCTCTGGCCTGGCCGGGAGGGCTTCAAGTGCCGCAAGGATCCCATCAGCACCGGGATTGACACCGACCGGTGACACGTAGCTCCAGCGAATGGTTCCTTCCGCATCAATCACAAACAAGGCTCGCTCGCAGGTGCCGTCTTGTGGGCGATAGACCCCGAAGGCGCGCGCCACGGCCCCCTTCGGTTCAAAATCGGGAAGCAGCGGGAAACGCAGTTTGCGATCTTTGGCGAATGCCAGGTGACACCAGATGCCATCGACCGAAACGCCAATCAGTTCCGCATTAAAGCGATGAAACTCCGGCAGGAGTTCATTGTAGAGGGCCATCTGGTCCCCGCATACCGGACTCCAATCGGCCGGGTAGAACGCCAGGATAACCGGCTGGCCGCGAAAATCACGCAGCGAGACGCTTTGGTCGGGCGTAGTGTGCAACGTGAAGTCGGGCGCCGGGGTGCCGGCTATGAGTGTCCCTGTTGGATGATGAATCGATGGCTCGTCGATATTCTTTTTCATAAAGCTTCCGTCCCTCCAGGATCAGGATTGGTAAGACAGATGTCACGGAACACACGGTCGTACGAAGAAAAGTCTCTCGCGTACTTTGCGACTTCGCTTCGGCTGCGACCCGATATGTTGAGGGGGGTGTGAAGAATGCCCAACGCGCACCTCAACTCAAGCGGCATATACCGCCGGTTCCAACCCCTGTCAAGTGCATACCGCCCGAGACGAACACCCGGGTGGCTGTCGTCGTTTACGTTGCTGGCCGCGCCCCCGTCTCAGCTCAGGTCTTGGCGCGGAACTTGATGCCGCAGCCCACGAACTTGGTTTCCTTGTTGGCGACCGGCAGGCCGGCAGTCGACGCGTCAATGGCGTCCTGCAGGAAGTGCGCCTTGACGTTCTCCGCGTTCTGCGAATCATCAATGGCGCCGTGGTACACCAGCTTGCCGTCCTTGTCGAAGAGGAACGCCTCGGGTGTGCGGGTAGCGCCAAACGCGCGCGCCACGTCCGACGTCGCATCCACGACGTAGGGGAACGTGAAGCCGAGCTTCTGGGCGCGCTTCTGCATCTCGGGATAGCTGTCTTCGGGATATTCGGCGGGATCATTTGAGTTGATGACAATCACGCCCACGTCCTTGTCCTTGCCGGAATTGCCGATGGCCGCGATGCGGTCCTGCCACGCTTTCACGAACGGGCAATGATCGCACGAGAAGATGACGAGTGTGCCGTTCTTACCCGTGACGTCGGCAATCGACACCTCTTTCCCGTCCACGTTTTTCATCTTCACGGTTGCGGACGGCGCCTTGTCACCGATGTTCAAGCCAAACGCGCTGCCGGCCAGCGACAGCGATACGATC contains:
- a CDS encoding DsbA family protein, with the translated sequence MRTQWVAKLTLPVGERDHIQGPATAPITLVEYGDYECPYCGQAYPVVKELQEHLGKRLRFVFRNFPLSTMHPHAEHAAEAAETAGAHGKFWEMHDTLYENQEALDDEDLVQYATGLGLEASQFTSELAKHTKAARVREDFMSGARSGVNGTPTFFINGVRHDDSFDLVTLLKAMEIAL
- a CDS encoding alpha/beta hydrolase, with the protein product MKNKLTSHLSSFYLFVLLAATAFAEPAPQSRFADVNGVRLHYLIAGQGDPVVLLHGYAETSHMWLPLMKELAKTHTVIAPDLRGAGQSSTPTEGYTKAVMAQDIHMLVHNLGYDHIQIVGHDIGLMVAYAYAAQYPSEVDRTVLMDAFLPGVGNWRDVWLMRDLWHFHFYGKTPLALVHGRERIYFEHFWNDFAADPAHSVPERDRRIYAAAYAQPDHMRAGFEYFRAFEKDAQDFAGFAKTPLPMPMLVLTGEKASGEFLIQQGRLVATNVEGVVVRGAGHWLMEEAPDQVIPKLLEFLNR
- a CDS encoding DNA starvation/stationary phase protection protein: MTKSDATLEVRENEALKTPTDLSRKGVGEISSALRQLLADVFALYVKTKNFHWHMSGSHFRDYHLLLDEHADQVFAMTDDIAERARKIGGTTLHSISDISRHQRLEDNNEEFVAPGDMLTELSADNQHLTRFLRSAHEVCEQHNDVATASLIEVWIDQTERRTWFLSEIVRDL
- a CDS encoding thioredoxin family protein, translating into MKRNSLGTLIVSLSLAGSAFGLNIGDKAPSATVKMKNVDGKEVSIADVTGKNGTLVIFSCDHCPFVKAWQDRIAAIGNSGKDKDVGVIVINSNDPAEYPEDSYPEMQKRAQKLGFTFPYVVDATSDVARAFGATRTPEAFLFDKDGKLVYHGAIDDSQNAENVKAHFLQDAIDASTAGLPVANKETKFVGCGIKFRAKT
- a CDS encoding redoxin domain-containing protein, which translates into the protein MKKNIDEPSIHHPTGTLIAGTPAPDFTLHTTPDQSVSLRDFRGQPVILAFYPADWSPVCGDQMALYNELLPEFHRFNAELIGVSVDGIWCHLAFAKDRKLRFPLLPDFEPKGAVARAFGVYRPQDGTCERALFVIDAEGTIRWSYVSPVGVNPGADGILAALEALPARPEVAA
- a CDS encoding DUF302 domain-containing protein; amino-acid sequence: MPTIQVTVQRFSMLSRNPFENVVAKLSVTIGHPDMRAFPKDVTTAKTFEELEQVIHKAVGPSGLMEFTRFDIGEILRKESGTETPRILRLVVGNPLIMKQMAVHVPDAASYAPVTILIDERPDEVHLSYDRMASYLAPYGSAEAQKIARDLDSKIEALLTTAAA
- a CDS encoding ring-cleaving dioxygenase gives rise to the protein MTTPENTIGGLHHVTAITADAQKNIDFYCGVLGLRLVKLTVNFDDPGSYHLYYGDELGRPGSIMTFFAWAGAYRGRIGPPQVTATAFAVPMGAIDYWSKRLKEKGVALQAVVERFGERVLGFADPDGMQLEIISSVEVVEPKGQPWANGPVPIEQAIRGFHSVTISEEGYENTAKLLADVMGFKSMGNEQNRFRYRAGTGDGFASTVDLLCVPDAHHGGMGAGVVHHVAFRTKDDAQQKAWHKEIAGKGFNISPVMDRTYFHSIYYREPGGVLFEIATNNPGFTVDEPAEELGTKLKLPPWLERDHAAIERAVPPVRLPTSRA
- a CDS encoding ABC transporter substrate-binding protein produces the protein MKQRALLALVLAFASCQHSHQPEPATLIFARGADSQKLDPADVDDGESIKVLVNISEGLVRFKHGTTEAEPCLATSWTISPDGLTYTFKLRQGVRFHDGTPLDAPAAAFSFLRQMDKSNPAHLPDATFAYWSAMFNMITAVEVVDPMTLRLRLREPHAPLLASLCIPAAHLISPKFIDQRHPVGTGPFRFVEWAPNERIVLEANPEYWEGKPKIQRLVFKVVPDSATRLIQLQTGQIQAMDGIDPNDLPIVKLDKSLQLLTAPGLNVCYLSFNCQKPPLDNKVLRRAIAAAINKKDIIDDVYRGAAIVARNPLPPFVAGHNDEIPEQLYETTMPWPTVKTPLRLEVMTNPRPYLPNPLRAAEMIKSDLAKIQVPVEIVPNEWGAHLSRTSHGDHQMALMGWVGDNGDADNFLYVLLDKDTATLGSALNICFWMNDAYHDLMVAARRELDPAKRAALYHKSQEIIFEEAPMVPLAHAESLMACRANTDGILFEVNGDILFYKATVK
- a CDS encoding dienelactone hydrolase family protein, translated to MNDPHAKQPVLTAGPTPEKADATILLIHGRGADAEGTLSLYEELGVEKLAAIAPQAAGNTWYPHSFLAPLDANQPYLDSALGRLDSLVDDLLARGISSGRIILLGFSQGACLTSEFVARHPRRYGAVIALTGGLIGPPGTPRNYPGSLASTPVFLGTSDPDPHVPFERVKETEAVLSQMGAVVELRRYPGMPHTINDDELDACRKLLKGVIAANQKDRP
- a CDS encoding DUF2630 family protein, producing the protein MKKQDTDQSVLKHIQSLAAEEHQLYLQEPLGNTETARLKKIQVELDQCWDLLRQRQARRSAGQDPNKAHVRSPKTVENYE
- a CDS encoding exosortase/archaeosortase family protein → MSNGTSIAAVRFPSSSIDWVKVALGVILVGLVYYAYFVQTVEIQHVDQMSCYIWLVSHWNHVSNYSHGPLIPLIALGLLWWNLSNRDSDQQRSWQPYWIALGATVFILMTPDIISESLTPRVLQIAPILLFWQVAALWGGIREAMDDPVPRGLAVVAVAMAVYYFGVKAMQPRIVVFSFVILLYGLALALGGRGAFRLLLFPISFLLLMIPLNFLDERVGFPLQLLMARSSTGLLNMFGIETTRVGTGIYSRVFHFDVAAPCSGIRSLMALTTVTAAYAYVTQQVQWKRWLLFLSAMPLAVLGNIARVTSIALVAQVYGQEIASKAYHEYSGFIVFGVALSTMVIIGLLLNFPFRRYFENWLKPPPPPTNGGPHDERPLL
- a CDS encoding exosortase-associated EpsI family protein; this encodes MSEADANTAQAAAEPSPVRATTPTRRGPSTRQIAIVVAILGGGVLFTAMTSDVTKVSEPGVKLTPDGQPFLTDKAGDWTGGDLSGLTEEEKRILPEDTMGSRRMFKDKDGDELFCSIVLAGRDVTSIHRPELCLTGQGWGLGKLEVEQIRTPAAKGGALSVSRLNAIRDVKLPDGRVARASSIFLYWFIGKDRVTPYHWQRIYWTAKDRVLHNTNHRWAYILIHIPVTKNGATGGTGKSEEETMKVVARFVQDIYPTLVAN